One segment of Rhizobium sp. NXC14 DNA contains the following:
- a CDS encoding RHE_PE00001 family protein, with product MRYDIDGVMLQTLLPLLAAAEDAVARLDERVLRSSVGEGFAERSHFFDAAGALWVAGELVHVEDLVLHDAHMDSRAPSHELTIAHSVLRTRRRIWTGEPSWALGASGLATLTATTGEGEGLTQEAKSGVAAVEADDEGEDEDAPLAAEMAEIDAILARSQKLIDIHTGKAPPGEAAAISPAKRNDDPLGLLGDEEWDEEQRLSEWRCVLPLADNLPPVLGAVILFEAWDRIEPLRRQHWLGGLLVESYLRARGKVASHLFSFYGGLKLVRHERRRARDRVTRLQAFLEAMQLAAAAGLKEIDRLSLARTQMELRFRGRRSNSSLPELADFILSRPMVSAAMIARQLRITPRGALNLVNEIGIREITGRGRYRAWGII from the coding sequence ATGCGCTATGATATCGACGGTGTAATGCTTCAAACCCTGCTTCCATTGCTTGCCGCGGCGGAGGATGCGGTGGCGCGACTGGACGAGCGGGTGTTGCGTTCGTCGGTTGGTGAGGGATTTGCTGAACGCAGTCACTTTTTCGATGCCGCAGGTGCGTTATGGGTCGCCGGCGAGCTCGTTCATGTCGAGGATCTCGTTCTGCACGACGCGCATATGGATAGCCGCGCTCCTAGCCACGAGCTGACGATCGCCCATTCGGTGCTGCGGACGCGTCGGCGCATATGGACCGGCGAACCGTCCTGGGCTCTCGGCGCCTCGGGGCTGGCAACGCTGACAGCGACCACAGGGGAAGGGGAGGGCCTCACTCAGGAAGCCAAGAGCGGGGTGGCTGCGGTCGAGGCCGACGATGAGGGCGAGGATGAAGACGCGCCGCTCGCCGCCGAAATGGCCGAGATCGATGCCATTCTTGCCCGCTCGCAGAAGCTCATCGACATCCATACGGGCAAAGCGCCGCCCGGCGAGGCGGCCGCAATATCGCCGGCCAAGCGCAACGATGACCCTCTCGGCCTGCTTGGCGACGAGGAATGGGATGAGGAGCAGCGGCTTTCGGAGTGGCGGTGTGTGCTGCCCCTGGCCGACAACCTGCCGCCGGTTCTAGGCGCCGTGATCCTGTTCGAAGCCTGGGACAGGATCGAGCCGTTGCGGCGTCAGCATTGGCTCGGCGGGCTTCTGGTCGAAAGCTACCTGCGCGCCCGCGGCAAGGTCGCTTCGCATCTCTTTTCCTTTTACGGCGGGCTGAAATTGGTGCGCCACGAGCGGCGTCGGGCCCGTGACCGGGTGACGCGGCTGCAAGCCTTTCTCGAAGCGATGCAGCTGGCTGCGGCGGCCGGCCTCAAGGAAATCGACCGGTTATCGCTGGCCCGCACGCAAATGGAGCTGCGCTTTCGCGGCCGTCGCTCGAACAGCAGCCTGCCGGAGCTTGCCGATTTCATCCTGTCGCGGCCGATGGTGTCGGCAGCGATGATCGCCCGTCAGCTGCGCATCACGCCGCGCGGCGCGCTGAACCTCGTCAACGAGATCGGCATTCGTGAAATCACCGGCCGCGGCCGCTATCGCGCCTGGGGCATCATCTGA
- a CDS encoding Bax inhibitor-1/YccA family protein gives MNPINPRYGAVAGSQALFDEGLRQHMLRVYNYMGLGLVITGIVAFIVGSTPALYVPIFGSPLKWVVMLAPLAFVFFFSFRIQTMSASTAQITFWAFCAVMGLSLASVFLVFTKTSIAQTFFITAAMFGSTSLYGYTTKRDLSKMGSFLMMGLFGIIIAAIVNIFLGSSALQFAISVIGVVVFVGLTAYDTQNIKEQYSENFDQESNQKLAVFGALSLYLNFVNIFQLLLNFTGERE, from the coding sequence ATGAACCCGATCAATCCCCGCTATGGAGCCGTCGCCGGCTCACAGGCCCTTTTCGACGAGGGTCTGCGTCAGCATATGCTGCGCGTCTACAACTATATGGGCCTTGGCCTCGTCATCACCGGCATCGTTGCCTTCATCGTCGGCTCGACGCCGGCGCTTTATGTCCCGATCTTCGGCTCACCGCTGAAGTGGGTGGTGATGCTCGCGCCCCTCGCCTTCGTCTTCTTCTTCTCCTTCCGCATCCAGACGATGTCGGCGAGCACCGCTCAGATCACCTTCTGGGCCTTCTGCGCCGTGATGGGTCTGTCGCTTGCCTCCGTCTTCCTGGTCTTCACCAAGACGAGCATCGCCCAGACCTTCTTCATCACCGCGGCCATGTTCGGCTCCACCAGCCTTTACGGCTACACCACCAAGCGTGACCTCTCGAAGATGGGCTCGTTCCTGATGATGGGTCTCTTCGGCATCATCATCGCCGCCATCGTCAACATCTTCCTGGGTTCGAGCGCGCTGCAGTTTGCCATCTCGGTGATCGGCGTCGTCGTCTTCGTCGGCCTGACCGCCTACGACACGCAGAACATCAAGGAACAATATTCGGAAAATTTCGATCAGGAATCGAACCAGAAGCTTGCCGTTTTCGGTGCGCTCTCGCTCTACCTGAACTTCGTCAACATCTTCCAGCTTCTGCTCAACTTCACCGGCGAGCGGGAATAG
- a CDS encoding anti-sigma factor: MKAVDPIIDADLDAYVDGELDVARRIQVESYLSENPAIAAKVMADLSMKGELRLALAGENALGRPETRDAARRLERGLSYGRILHSMQRIAAVGILVAAGWVAHNSFGAFSATEVAASVPAPAYVEDAVRAYQTAALRASMPSQTPTSYSAEDIRAATAIVMPELPKDWKIADVQIFPSEFGPSVEMAITVADGKRLSLFAVRPGAFEVRPVSHLALEKAEAAYWQIGDVAYALIADDSGLNLDQAAERLARSLY; this comes from the coding sequence ATGAAAGCAGTTGATCCGATCATCGATGCCGATCTCGATGCCTATGTCGATGGCGAGCTCGATGTCGCGCGCCGTATTCAGGTCGAGTCCTATCTCTCGGAGAATCCGGCGATTGCCGCCAAGGTCATGGCCGATCTCAGCATGAAAGGTGAGCTGCGCTTGGCGCTTGCCGGCGAAAATGCCCTCGGCCGTCCTGAGACCCGCGATGCCGCCCGCCGGCTGGAGCGCGGCCTTTCCTATGGCCGTATCCTTCATTCCATGCAGCGCATCGCCGCCGTCGGCATTCTGGTCGCCGCCGGCTGGGTGGCGCATAATTCCTTCGGCGCTTTTTCGGCGACCGAGGTGGCGGCTTCCGTTCCGGCGCCTGCTTATGTCGAGGATGCCGTCCGCGCCTATCAGACCGCGGCCCTTCGCGCCTCGATGCCTTCGCAGACCCCGACCAGCTACAGTGCCGAGGACATCCGCGCCGCCACCGCGATCGTCATGCCTGAGTTGCCGAAAGACTGGAAGATCGCCGACGTGCAGATATTCCCGTCCGAATTCGGACCGAGCGTCGAGATGGCGATCACGGTGGCCGATGGAAAACGGCTGTCGCTTTTCGCCGTCCGGCCGGGAGCTTTCGAAGTCCGGCCGGTCAGCCATCTCGCACTCGAAAAAGCAGAAGCCGCCTATTGGCAGATCGGCGACGTCGCCTATGCGCTGATCGCCGACGATAGCGGCCTCAATCTCGATCAGGCGGCCGAACGGCTCGCCCGCTCGCTCTACTAG
- a CDS encoding sigma-70 family RNA polymerase sigma factor: MERKDRPFDVIGQLAALRRYARALVRNSDEAEDLVHDALVRALEKRKSFRSGGNLRTWLLSILHNAHIDRLRRNRSLTRRHDEAAVEGEQSLPAGQEHAVRLQQVRDAFFDLPEEQREALHLVAIEDLSYQEAANALGIPIGTLMSRISRARAQLREFEEKTPRVSHLKLIGGSGNESS, from the coding sequence ATGGAACGCAAAGACCGCCCCTTCGATGTCATCGGACAGCTTGCAGCGCTGCGGCGCTATGCGCGCGCCCTGGTGCGCAACTCGGACGAGGCGGAGGACCTGGTGCATGATGCTCTGGTGCGCGCCTTAGAGAAGAGAAAAAGCTTCCGAAGCGGTGGCAATCTGCGCACCTGGCTGCTTTCCATCCTGCACAATGCCCATATCGATCGTCTTCGCCGGAACCGGTCGCTGACGCGTCGCCACGACGAAGCGGCTGTCGAAGGCGAGCAGTCGCTGCCGGCCGGCCAGGAACATGCGGTGCGCCTGCAGCAGGTGCGCGACGCCTTCTTCGACCTGCCGGAGGAACAGCGCGAGGCGCTGCATCTCGTTGCCATCGAAGACCTTTCCTATCAGGAAGCCGCCAATGCGCTCGGTATTCCGATCGGCACCCTGATGTCGCGCATCTCCCGTGCCCGGGCGCAACTGCGCGAATTCGAGGAGAAGACGCCGCGCGTTTCGCATCTCAAATTAATCGGAGGGAGCGGCAATGAAAGCAGTTGA
- the cueR gene encoding Cu(I)-responsive transcriptional regulator: MNIGEASERSGLPSKTIRYYEDIGLIRPERGGNGYRDYAAADVHKLRFLQRSRGLGFSVEECRQLLALYEDKARASADVRDIAETKLGEIDRKIRELTELRRTLEHLVHACHGNDRPDCPILEELSEGR; the protein is encoded by the coding sequence ATGAATATCGGCGAAGCATCTGAGCGGTCCGGCCTGCCTTCGAAGACCATCCGCTACTACGAGGATATTGGCCTGATCCGCCCCGAAAGGGGCGGAAACGGCTATCGCGACTATGCTGCGGCCGATGTTCACAAGCTGCGCTTCCTGCAGCGTTCGCGCGGCCTCGGCTTTTCCGTCGAGGAATGCCGGCAGTTGCTGGCGCTTTATGAGGACAAAGCCCGGGCGAGCGCCGATGTCAGGGACATTGCCGAGACGAAACTCGGAGAAATCGACCGCAAGATCCGCGAGCTGACGGAACTTCGCCGCACCCTCGAGCACCTCGTGCATGCCTGCCATGGCAACGACCGACCGGATTGCCCGATTCTCGAAGAGCTCTCGGAGGGTCGCTGA
- a CDS encoding heavy metal translocating P-type ATPase, translating to MDTKHEHDHHHHSHGDGHCHCGHDHQEKATEVVIRDPVCGMTVDPQAGKPSFDHMGRVYHFCSESCRTKFAAQPQDYLTAKDPVCGMTVDRSTAKYFVKFEGEKFYFCSAACQTKFEAGPSAYRDGARPAAKPAPKGTLYTCPMHPEVVSDRPGDCPKCGMALEPMGIPPADEGPNPELIDFIRRLWVSAGLALPLLALGMGPMLGLPLREAIGELRATYIELALATPVVLWAALPFFRRAWASLVNRSPNMWTLIGLGVGTAYVYSVIATLEPGIFPMSFRGHGATVPVYFEAAAVIVALVFVGQVLELKARERTGSAIRALLDLAPKTARRIDADGSEMDVPVEEIRTGDRLRVRPGERVPVDGSVLEGQSTVDESMISGEPLPVEKTTGDGLTGGTINKNGSLVMSAEKVGADTVLSRIVDMVAKAQRSRAPIQGAVDRVSAYFVPAVVAVAMLAFVVWAAIGPEPSLANALLAAVAVLIIACPCALGLATPMSIMIATGRGAGEGVLIKDAEALERFSKVDTLIVDKTGTLTEGKPVLTDIVAAGGVEANRLLSLAASLERGSEHPLAEAIVAGAEERGAAFVEVSGFEAKTGKGVQGIADSTKVALGNAALLTDLGVDPSALSEKTEALRGDGKTVMFVTLDGKLAGLVAVADRIKPTTSAAIKALHDSGLKIIMATGDNERTARAVAKSLGIDEVRADVLPEGKKALIEELRAKGAVIAMAGDGVNDAPALATADVGIAMGTGADVAMESAGITLVKGDLNGIVRARRLAEATMRNIRQNLGFAFGYNALGVPVAAGILYPVFGLLLSPMIAAAAMSLSSVSVIANALRLRFSKL from the coding sequence ATGGATACCAAGCACGAACACGACCACCATCACCACAGCCACGGCGACGGTCACTGCCATTGCGGCCATGATCATCAGGAGAAGGCGACCGAAGTGGTCATCCGCGATCCCGTCTGCGGCATGACGGTCGATCCGCAAGCCGGCAAACCCTCGTTCGACCACATGGGTCGTGTCTATCATTTCTGCTCCGAGAGTTGCCGGACGAAGTTTGCGGCTCAGCCGCAGGATTATCTGACGGCGAAGGATCCCGTCTGCGGCATGACCGTTGATCGTTCGACGGCAAAATACTTCGTCAAATTCGAGGGCGAGAAATTCTACTTCTGCTCGGCCGCTTGCCAAACCAAATTCGAGGCCGGTCCGTCGGCCTATCGCGACGGCGCCCGTCCGGCGGCAAAGCCGGCGCCGAAGGGTACGCTCTATACCTGCCCGATGCATCCGGAAGTCGTCAGCGACCGGCCCGGCGATTGCCCGAAATGCGGCATGGCGCTGGAGCCGATGGGCATTCCTCCGGCCGATGAAGGACCGAATCCGGAGCTTATCGACTTCATCAGGCGGCTTTGGGTCAGCGCCGGCCTTGCCCTGCCGCTGCTGGCCCTCGGCATGGGGCCGATGCTCGGCCTGCCGCTTCGCGAAGCGATCGGCGAACTACGGGCAACCTATATCGAGCTAGCCCTCGCAACGCCGGTCGTGCTGTGGGCCGCCCTGCCCTTTTTCCGCCGCGCATGGGCCTCTCTCGTCAATCGCAGCCCGAACATGTGGACGCTGATCGGCCTCGGCGTCGGCACCGCCTATGTCTACAGTGTCATCGCCACACTTGAGCCCGGAATTTTCCCGATGAGCTTTCGCGGCCATGGCGCCACCGTGCCTGTCTATTTCGAGGCGGCCGCCGTCATCGTCGCCCTGGTCTTCGTCGGCCAGGTGCTGGAATTGAAGGCACGCGAGCGGACCGGCTCGGCGATCCGCGCGCTGCTCGACCTCGCGCCGAAGACGGCGCGGCGCATTGATGCCGACGGCAGTGAGATGGACGTGCCGGTAGAGGAGATCCGGACCGGCGACCGGCTGCGCGTGCGCCCGGGCGAGCGCGTACCGGTGGACGGTTCCGTCCTGGAGGGCCAGTCGACGGTCGACGAATCGATGATATCGGGCGAGCCCCTGCCCGTCGAGAAGACGACGGGCGACGGACTGACCGGCGGCACGATCAACAAGAACGGCTCTCTCGTCATGTCGGCGGAGAAAGTCGGCGCAGACACGGTGCTGTCTCGTATCGTCGACATGGTCGCCAAGGCGCAGCGTTCGCGGGCGCCGATTCAGGGCGCGGTCGACCGGGTGTCGGCCTACTTCGTGCCCGCCGTCGTCGCCGTCGCCATGCTTGCCTTCGTCGTCTGGGCAGCGATCGGGCCGGAGCCGAGCCTGGCAAACGCGCTGCTTGCCGCCGTCGCCGTTCTGATCATCGCCTGCCCCTGTGCGCTCGGTCTTGCGACGCCGATGTCGATCATGATCGCGACCGGGCGCGGCGCTGGCGAAGGCGTGCTGATCAAGGACGCCGAAGCGCTGGAGCGCTTTTCCAAAGTCGACACGCTGATTGTCGACAAGACCGGCACGCTGACCGAAGGCAAGCCCGTGCTCACCGACATCGTCGCCGCAGGCGGCGTCGAGGCGAACCGGCTGCTGTCGCTGGCCGCAAGCCTTGAGCGCGGCTCGGAACATCCGCTGGCCGAGGCGATCGTTGCCGGCGCCGAAGAGCGCGGTGCCGCCTTCGTGGAGGTGAGCGGGTTCGAGGCGAAGACCGGCAAGGGGGTCCAAGGCATAGCCGACAGTACAAAGGTGGCACTCGGCAATGCGGCGCTGCTCACCGATCTCGGCGTCGATCCGTCGGCGCTGTCGGAGAAGACCGAAGCCCTGCGCGGCGATGGCAAGACGGTGATGTTCGTGACCCTCGACGGCAAGCTCGCCGGTCTCGTCGCCGTCGCCGACCGGATCAAGCCGACGACATCAGCTGCCATCAAGGCGCTGCACGACAGCGGGCTGAAGATCATCATGGCGACCGGCGACAACGAGCGCACGGCGCGGGCGGTCGCGAAAAGCCTCGGCATCGACGAGGTCCGCGCCGACGTGCTGCCGGAAGGCAAGAAAGCGCTGATCGAGGAACTGCGCGCCAAGGGCGCGGTGATCGCCATGGCAGGCGACGGCGTCAACGACGCCCCGGCTCTTGCGACAGCCGATGTTGGCATCGCCATGGGCACCGGCGCCGATGTTGCAATGGAAAGCGCAGGCATTACTTTGGTCAAAGGCGATCTCAATGGAATCGTCAGGGCACGGCGGCTGGCGGAGGCGACGATGCGCAATATCCGCCAGAATCTCGGCTTCGCCTTCGGCTATAACGCGCTCGGCGTTCCGGTCGCTGCCGGGATCCTCTATCCCGTTTTCGGCTTGCTGCTCTCACCGATGATCGCGGCGGCGGCGATGAGCCTCTCGTCCGTATCGGTGATCGCTAATGCGCTGAGACTGCGCTTTTCAAAATTATAG
- the treY gene encoding malto-oligosyltrehalose synthase, with amino-acid sequence MTLPTATYRIQFRNGMTFDRACDLVPYLKTLGISHLYASPIFTAVSGSTHGYDVIDANEIDPALGGRAGFDRLTERLASAGMGLVLDIVPNHMAASPDNAWWRDVLTFGPQSAYASHFDIDWGEPLTLPQLGQDFEEALASGELRLVRDEMHGNFALAYFQTLLPVKPGSYGAIANRLDDPVATRMAEAAAVTSGEDFDRALRDILFEGGDQAVLREKLEDVSSDRDFVRSLHDEQHWRLMHWKEAARHLSYRRFFEVTGLVGTRVEDPQVFEDMHRLVLELVRHGKVQGLRIDHVDGLAEPKAYLDRLRAAVGADTYIVVEKIVGAGEVLPESWPVAGTTGYEFIAALGELYIDADGLRILDGAYRGLAGEAGDLEEGRRLAKRQMVERNFAGETGRLVAMAAGIFPEINREEIATAVRELLIAFPVYRTYGDGGPLSWQDSAVLAATASQVMPRLDDRRALDHVLKLLEGKIDGDAAHEFRIRFQQLSGPVMAKATEDTLFYRYNRLLAANEVGGEPGKAPEGPEGFHRRMAERARLQPHGLSASSTHDTKRGEDARARLYVLSEGADVFAQAVGRWRDMNRPWLKHLPDGAAPETNTEWMLYQAFAGVWPEEFDRAQREDLRARFTDYAVKAVREAKLRSDWTEQDDAYEEAITDYAAALVSPDNDAFLEDFERVLQPFIAAGYVNSLSQTLLKLTAPGIPDIYQGAEGFDFSLVDPDNRRPVDHAQLAAWLDEAGPIAKLQAAALKQRIIAIGLQLRQRHPVLFARGDYLPLKTTGSRRDHVLAFARVHNSEFAITVAPRLMFGWLDPGALFAGPEFWEDTAIAVPSPLHGLKADLVTGKTIEPGGSISVAALLGSQPLGLISPI; translated from the coding sequence ATGACTCTTCCGACAGCGACCTACCGGATACAGTTCCGCAACGGCATGACTTTTGATCGTGCCTGCGACCTCGTTCCCTATCTCAAGACGCTCGGCATCAGCCATCTCTATGCCTCACCGATCTTCACCGCCGTCAGCGGCTCGACTCACGGCTATGACGTCATCGACGCCAATGAGATCGATCCGGCGCTTGGCGGCCGCGCGGGGTTCGACCGGCTGACGGAGCGCCTCGCCTCGGCGGGCATGGGATTGGTTCTCGACATCGTTCCGAACCATATGGCCGCTTCGCCTGACAACGCCTGGTGGCGGGACGTGCTGACCTTCGGCCCGCAGAGCGCCTATGCCAGCCATTTCGACATCGACTGGGGCGAGCCGCTGACCCTGCCGCAACTCGGCCAGGATTTCGAAGAGGCGCTGGCTTCAGGCGAACTGCGCCTCGTGCGCGACGAGATGCACGGCAACTTCGCCTTGGCATATTTTCAGACGCTATTGCCGGTCAAACCCGGCAGCTACGGCGCGATCGCAAATCGGCTCGATGATCCGGTCGCAACCCGAATGGCCGAGGCCGCGGCCGTGACGTCAGGCGAGGACTTCGACCGCGCATTGCGCGACATCCTCTTCGAGGGCGGCGATCAGGCAGTCCTTCGGGAGAAACTCGAGGATGTCTCGTCCGATCGCGATTTCGTGAGAAGCCTGCACGACGAGCAGCATTGGCGGCTGATGCATTGGAAGGAAGCGGCGCGGCATCTGAGTTACCGTCGCTTCTTCGAGGTGACTGGACTGGTCGGGACCCGCGTCGAGGATCCCCAGGTATTCGAGGACATGCATCGGCTGGTGCTCGAACTCGTGCGCCATGGCAAGGTGCAGGGCCTGCGCATCGACCATGTTGACGGGCTTGCCGAACCCAAGGCCTATCTCGACAGGCTGAGGGCAGCTGTCGGGGCCGACACCTACATCGTCGTCGAAAAGATCGTCGGCGCGGGCGAGGTCCTGCCGGAAAGCTGGCCGGTTGCCGGCACCACCGGATATGAATTCATCGCCGCCCTCGGCGAGCTCTACATCGACGCCGACGGCCTGCGGATACTGGACGGTGCCTATCGCGGCCTCGCCGGCGAGGCGGGCGATCTCGAGGAGGGCCGGCGGCTAGCCAAACGACAGATGGTCGAGCGCAATTTTGCCGGCGAGACCGGCCGGCTGGTCGCGATGGCAGCGGGGATCTTTCCCGAGATAAACCGGGAAGAAATCGCCACCGCCGTGCGCGAGCTGCTGATCGCATTCCCCGTCTACCGCACCTATGGCGACGGCGGTCCGCTGAGCTGGCAGGATTCGGCCGTCCTTGCCGCGACCGCATCGCAGGTCATGCCGCGTCTCGACGACCGGCGCGCGCTCGATCACGTGCTGAAGCTTCTCGAAGGCAAGATTGACGGTGACGCAGCCCACGAATTCCGGATCCGCTTCCAGCAGCTGAGCGGGCCTGTCATGGCGAAGGCGACAGAGGATACGCTGTTCTACCGCTATAACAGGCTGCTTGCCGCAAACGAGGTCGGCGGCGAACCCGGAAAGGCACCCGAGGGGCCGGAAGGATTCCATCGTCGCATGGCCGAGCGGGCGCGGCTGCAGCCGCACGGGCTTTCGGCAAGCTCCACTCACGACACCAAACGCGGCGAGGATGCACGCGCGCGGCTCTATGTCTTGAGCGAGGGTGCGGATGTTTTTGCTCAGGCGGTAGGGCGGTGGCGCGACATGAACCGGCCGTGGCTGAAGCATCTGCCGGATGGTGCAGCGCCGGAGACGAACACCGAATGGATGCTGTATCAGGCGTTCGCCGGCGTCTGGCCGGAGGAATTCGACAGAGCACAAAGGGAAGACCTTCGCGCGCGCTTCACCGACTACGCGGTCAAGGCGGTGCGCGAGGCGAAATTGCGAAGCGACTGGACCGAACAGGATGACGCTTACGAGGAGGCGATCACAGACTATGCGGCGGCGCTGGTGTCGCCGGACAATGACGCCTTTCTGGAAGATTTCGAAAGAGTGCTGCAGCCCTTCATTGCGGCGGGGTACGTGAACAGCCTTTCGCAGACGCTGCTCAAGCTGACCGCGCCGGGAATTCCCGACATTTACCAAGGCGCGGAAGGCTTCGATTTCAGTCTTGTCGATCCTGATAATCGCCGGCCGGTCGATCATGCACAGCTGGCCGCCTGGCTTGATGAAGCCGGACCGATCGCCAAGCTTCAGGCGGCGGCCTTGAAGCAGCGCATCATCGCAATCGGCCTGCAGCTGCGCCAGCGGCACCCGGTTCTCTTTGCCCGGGGTGACTATCTGCCGTTGAAGACGACCGGCAGCCGCCGTGATCACGTGCTGGCCTTTGCCCGCGTGCACAACAGCGAATTCGCGATCACCGTCGCCCCGCGGCTGATGTTCGGCTGGCTCGATCCCGGCGCGCTTTTTGCCGGCCCGGAGTTCTGGGAAGATACGGCGATCGCGGTCCCCTCCCCTCTTCATGGGTTGAAGGCGGATCTCGTGACCGGAAAAACGATCGAGCCGGGAGGCAGCATTTCGGTGGCCGCACTGCTCGGGAGCCAGCCGCTCGGTCTGATCAGCCCGATTTGA
- the pbpC gene encoding penicillin-binding protein 1C — protein sequence MRLWHKLAIGSAAGILLAGGALLVLDAADRAFPPPLDKAAVVSPEVLDADGQLLRAFATPEGRWRLKTVVADVDPQFLRMLVAYEDQRFYDHRGIDIWALGRASLQFVRNGHIVSGASTLSMQVARLIEPRAERSFSAKLLQLARAVQIERRLSKEEILDLYLTHAPYGGNLEGVRAASLAYFGKEPRRLTVAEAALLVALPQLPERRRPDRNLNAAQEARKRVLDRVAVAEAVGDGEAERAEAVAIPPRRLQLPALAAHVGEAALRKEPLVLKHRTTLKKQVQQGLESVARAATTKLGPKLSLAMVMADAQTGAIVGEVGSADYFDASRSGWIDMTRVNRSPGSTLKPFIYGLAFEQGLVSQETIIEDRPADFFGYRPRNFDMSYQGDVTVREALQLSLNVPAVKLLDAVGPSRLLVRFRRAEVRPVLPPNETPGLAIGLGGVGITLKDLVQLYTALANRGQPARLGDGVTGTPGKLDGEPLLEPAAVWNVADILSGVIPPAGAPQRGIAYKTGTSYGYRDAWSVGYDGRYVLGVWVGRPDNSAVPGLTGYGTAAPILFEAFARSGIATTPLPRPPAGAVRIAQAELPISQRRFALNASGLLVASSREPAPQIVYPPEGAHVDLGAKGGDLSPLLLKLQGGRAPFRWLANGKPLPDLSRRRTQQWLPDGGGYSKLTVIDSVGRAASVGVFID from the coding sequence ATGAGGCTGTGGCACAAGCTCGCGATCGGCTCCGCCGCCGGCATCCTTCTTGCCGGCGGGGCTCTCCTCGTGCTCGACGCCGCCGACCGCGCCTTTCCGCCGCCGCTCGACAAGGCGGCTGTGGTTTCACCCGAGGTGCTGGATGCCGATGGGCAGCTGTTGCGCGCTTTCGCGACGCCGGAGGGCCGTTGGCGGCTGAAGACTGTGGTCGCCGACGTCGATCCGCAATTTCTGCGCATGCTTGTTGCCTATGAGGATCAGCGTTTCTACGATCACCGCGGCATCGATATCTGGGCGCTCGGGCGCGCCAGCCTGCAGTTCGTCCGCAACGGCCACATCGTCTCCGGCGCCTCGACGCTTTCGATGCAGGTGGCCCGGCTGATCGAGCCGCGCGCCGAACGCTCGTTTTCAGCAAAGCTTCTGCAGCTCGCACGCGCCGTGCAGATCGAACGGCGGCTGTCGAAGGAAGAGATCCTCGACCTCTATCTGACGCATGCGCCCTATGGCGGCAACCTCGAGGGCGTGCGCGCCGCAAGCCTTGCCTATTTCGGCAAGGAGCCGCGCCGCCTGACAGTGGCCGAGGCGGCGCTGCTCGTCGCCCTGCCGCAATTGCCGGAACGGCGTCGGCCGGACCGCAATCTCAATGCCGCGCAGGAGGCACGCAAGCGCGTGCTCGACCGCGTCGCAGTGGCCGAAGCCGTCGGCGATGGCGAGGCGGAACGGGCCGAAGCTGTCGCCATTCCGCCGCGGCGCCTGCAACTGCCTGCCCTTGCCGCCCATGTCGGCGAAGCCGCATTGCGCAAGGAGCCTCTGGTCCTCAAGCATCGGACGACGCTGAAGAAGCAGGTGCAGCAGGGGCTGGAATCCGTCGCGCGCGCCGCGACGACGAAACTCGGCCCGAAGCTTTCGCTCGCCATGGTAATGGCGGATGCGCAGACCGGTGCGATCGTCGGCGAGGTCGGCTCGGCCGATTATTTCGATGCCAGCCGCTCCGGCTGGATCGACATGACCCGCGTCAACCGCTCGCCGGGCTCGACGCTGAAGCCCTTCATCTACGGGCTCGCCTTCGAGCAGGGCCTCGTTTCCCAGGAGACGATCATCGAGGACCGGCCCGCCGACTTCTTCGGCTACCGGCCGCGCAATTTCGACATGAGCTACCAAGGCGATGTCACCGTGCGCGAGGCCTTGCAGCTCTCCTTGAACGTGCCGGCCGTCAAGCTGCTCGACGCCGTCGGGCCGTCGCGGCTGCTGGTGCGCTTCCGTCGCGCCGAGGTTCGCCCGGTCCTGCCGCCGAACGAGACGCCCGGACTGGCGATCGGTCTTGGCGGCGTCGGCATCACGCTGAAGGATCTGGTGCAGCTTTACACGGCGCTCGCCAACCGCGGCCAGCCGGCACGGCTTGGCGACGGTGTCACCGGCACACCGGGCAAGCTCGACGGCGAACCGCTGCTGGAACCGGCCGCGGTCTGGAACGTCGCCGATATCCTCTCCGGCGTCATTCCCCCCGCCGGCGCGCCGCAGCGCGGCATCGCCTATAAAACCGGGACGAGCTACGGCTATCGCGACGCCTGGTCGGTCGGCTATGACGGCCGGTATGTGCTCGGCGTCTGGGTCGGACGGCCCGATAACAGCGCGGTGCCCGGTCTGACCGGCTATGGCACCGCCGCGCCGATCCTGTTCGAGGCTTTCGCCAGATCCGGCATCGCCACCACGCCCCTGCCCCGCCCGCCGGCAGGCGCCGTGCGCATCGCCCAGGCCGAGCTGCCGATTAGCCAGCGGCGTTTTGCGCTGAATGCCAGCGGCCTGCTCGTCGCTTCCAGCCGCGAGCCCGCGCCGCAGATCGTCTATCCGCCCGAGGGCGCCCATGTCGATCTCGGCGCGAAGGGGGGCGATCTGTCGCCGCTGCTGTTGAAGCTGCAGGGCGGCCGTGCGCCCTTCCGCTGGCTTGCCAACGGCAAGCCCTTACCCGATCTCTCGCGCCGTCGCACCCAGCAATGGCTGCCCGACGGCGGCGGCTATTCGAAACTGACCGTCATCGATTCAGTCGGACGCGCCGCAAGTGTCGGCGTTTTCATCGACTGA